The sequence CACTAACTactcataaaaacaaaaacaaagcagcCAATGATAAACACGTTCTCGAGAAAGTATAGGAGTCTTTATCAACTTTTagatgaagaagaaaaaaggcaTACCATACCTGGCATAGCTGGATGAGCAGCAAGACTGGGCTGACTGTGACCGAAATTGTACTGACTAGATCCTGGTGCTGGGATATAAAACAAgtgtgaaaaatatatatttagggtgctttcatacctgcctcatttagttcggttgaatcgtaccagagttcgtttgcccctttggtgcggttcgtttgggcaggtgtgaaagcagcaatcgcactcgggtgcgcaccaaaagcggaccaaacaagcgtaccgagacctgcttgaagaggtggtctcggtacgctttcaaacgaattctggagcggttcgcttgagatgtgaaagcaatccgacccagttaacggaccaacgaaccaaatggtatcattttcataacggaaaatattatataaaaatcagtaatgtctgattctgtaagtgagcacattatttacaatatctgaaagccaacgagcgcctctggtgtgtaattacacttctccgtgcgagaatgctgtcccgacgaagtctcaattcccgctctgcttcattataaaattcaaatggtctctctcgacagacggacaacaggtcgcctactagacagcgctgggaaatccagagatggagagagagagagaaagagcgcgggtttgaatttgccgcagcaaatatgaattaactgcgggagagacggctacatttataaagtgtttgtgtgtgtctcgacagttacaaataaagccacaataagctcatggagctagcttgtcaatcattattttgatggatgacgcagcgaaaactctgaccaataagaggacagttgtACTCGCATGTGACTTGCCTGAATgcattttggtacgctttgaaatgttgccatgtgaaagcgaaccgaaccaagaagaaaatgcaacattgtaacaaatttagtccctgtttcggaacaaaacaagcgatccataggtgtgaaaacacccttaaAGGCAGATGCAGTACTAAATTCGGCATAAAGTGAAAATTCATCTATTTTCTTAGTGCATGTTACAAAAACTTATCGTGAATCATCTATTCATGTAtatgtttcttttttattttattttgaccttgtaatttttattcaaaatatcataACTGGATCTTCCTGTGAAAGCGACAGAATTCTCTCTGGTGACGTATGCACGACTTCAACACTTTGTTCAAAGAAAGATTGGGTAGATGGAAAAGAGGTGTGTTTCACCTCAAAATCCAATCGACAAACCAATTCCCtactttacatttattttattttttgataagcagtttcactcagatgtacattacaatacagaagaaaataTCTATCGGTACTTCTGTTTCAACTGCAATAGTTTGAGTAAATGAACTGTTAGTTCAACATTTTATACCTACATGCAGGAGATGAAGGACGTGAACTCATTACTGattaaaaaggaaagaaaagtgTTATTCACAGTATACAGTGGACAACAAGTCCAAAACCAACATTATGACAGAAAAATGAAGAAGGAATATTTAAGATTCTGCAGTAATTTTTGACAAAAGGAGACATACTGAAGATCATGTAAATTCAAGATAGACTCAAACTGTTATGCTGATAACATAATACTGAATCTATTGAAGTTCAGATACAGAATCAAATACATATAGGTTGCACAAATAAGCTTGATTAAGCTATTTTGTTAAAGgtcaaatgtttgtttgtaaGATTACAACCCCTCAGTTCTCACCTGGAGGTCTGGGATCCTCTTTTCCCTCTTTGGGTTTGTCGGCAACTTCCACTTCATCCTTCTGTGGCTTAGTGACGACCATAGAGGTGAGGGGGGTGACAAACTGGTATTTCAGAGAGAGTTTGAGAGCTTCTTTCTCTTCGTCCTCTTTCTCTTGTCCTTTAAGAAGCACTCTGAGACAGAAAGATGTCCTCAATGTCCAATTTAAAATGCAGAATGTCATATCACTCCATAAACTTACTGCCTTTCCAGAAGTTGCTTCACTGTCAGGTAGGCCCACAGTCTCTGCATGAAATCTTCATTCTCAGGTGGGACATCACTGGGGTCTTTTATCATTACAGTGTCCTGATACGTCACACTACTGCCTTTCTGCTcagaaataaaaatactaatgaACATTTTCATCAGGAATGTTGTCATTACCTCTTTCACCAATAACTTTCCTTGAATACGAAGTGACCATTATTCCAAACTCTTAAACAATTGATCATAAATGATCATATTATCCAATATAATAAACTAAACAGAAGACATGGTTGTAAAGCTCCATGATGATCTTACTGATACTGCAATGACTTCAGTGCTGAAACTCTCCACACTGTTGTCTGTGATTTGTCCTGAAACCACAATCTCAGAGCCGTTGAAGTACAGGTTAAAGCTGGTCTTGGTAAGGTTTGTCCctcctgtgtatttaagttgAATGTCAGTGAGGAGAGGGACGGCAACTTCATCATAGAAGCCCTACAATATAACAAACCAAAATAAAGGGTTTAAATGCATTCAAACACAGAACAGATAAGAACTGAGGATGAATTCACAGCTGATTCTCTGTAGTCCACCTGCAGCTGTAGATCAGCGTTCGAATCTTCATAAATCCTGCGAGCGACTCCACCATTTTCCAGAGACATCTTTGTCAGGAAGTCAAAGTTAACATCATGTCCAAAACCAAGACAATAGAGAGGAAACTTCAGCCCAATGGCCTTTTTCACATTGGCCATTATCCTCTCTATGTTAGTTTCACCTGATAGAGAGAAAAATAAGTTAGACTACCAACAGTACATGCTTGAAAATCagaattatgacattttttaaatgatcagaAAGCAATTGATGCATTGGACAATTTCATATTTCTTTTCTCttactgaaaaagaaaattaaattggTCAGGATAATAATCTAAAATAatctaaagatattttaataaagatCTAAGGCCTAAATCCATTTATTTACTGGTCTTCTAATGAGACTGAGTGAACTAGTGCTACGATAAAACACCATTAGCTCGTGTTTGTCAGTGTGAATCTGTGCCTGAAGTGGGATCTCCATCAGTCAGCAGGATCAGGATGGAGGCGGTTCCCTCTCGTGGATGTCGATTGATCATGTCCACTCCTGCTAGAACTGCAGCGTTTATGTTTGTGGCTGAAGGAAGAACAAACACAGTTGTGTCACTTTGAGGAACAACTTTCTTACTCCTCATTTAGCGTTAGGAACTCACCTCCTCTATCTCTGATCTCCTTCACAAATGATTTTGCATTCTCCAGGTTTTGCTTTGTAGATTTCAGGAGTTCACGCTTCCACGTGTCAACTGAATAATCAAAGGTGATCAATCCAAAGTGGTCATCCTCATCAAGATCACTTAAAATCCTTAGCAGTGCCAAACGAGTCTAAAGAAAAACACTTCTGTCAGAACACCTGAAAGTTATTCTTTCTCCATTACAACTGAAAATTCATTTACCAGATATGGGCAGTTTTTTACAAATTTAAACTAAGAAAATCCACAGTGATTTAAATACTGAAATCCTGTTCTTTTAACATATAAATGCAGAACGCTGCAAGATCCTTCAAAAAATGTCCTTCAGTGGTTTTACCATCAAAATTTTCATAGCTTCTTATCCTTTTGGTTGATTTGGCTGAAACGTTGACATTTACCTGATCTATTTTTCTGCCGTGCATAGAACCGCTCCGGTCAATGATAAACACCACATTTTTGGGAATACGTGGAACATCAGAGGGTGCAAAGTAGTGGACAAAATAGCCATTTGATACCTGAGAGAAACAAAAGAACATTCTGAATATCATTCATGTCTTTTTACATAGACAGTCTTTCAAAATCATATGccatatttattttactctCATAAAGCACGTTATTGATAAATGTACCATGACTTCTCCTTTGGGATTTTGTCTCTCAACATCGTATGTTATAAGCAGGCCACCATTCAGCCCATTTTCTCCACAGCTTTGACACTTGGTCTGTTGATCTCGAGTGGGGTAGAAGGTCACCCATGCCTGAAATGATCAGTTTGGTCATCTGGTCACTTTGTTTGAAGTGTAGGAGCATAATGAGAACATCTAAGCTAAGGGTTTTACCCTCATTTTAAGCCCTTACGTCTTTGTCTGCTCTGGTGGTTTTGATGGCATTGCCCAGATCACCGGTGCTCAAATCTCCTTTCACCTCCAAGAAGGAAATTCCTGGTTTCTCTTGGATGTGTACATCCATCTAATGTGAGTAAAGGAaacatgatctttctatacatcTAAATTGATGATCTATTTCCCTCTTTGTTTCTTCTTCTACCTTGAAATCTGCCACCGGCTGCATCGGTTGGGCATTGATGAGTAACTCATATTTGCCGAGGCGACGCTTTAGCAGTTCTTCGTAGGTCAACTCAAAGGTCACTTTACTAAAAGCAGCCACCGTCACTGAAGTTTTAAAGTCTTCTAAAGTCCTTCCAACAGATCTGAAATAGTAATTAATCCCAGAATATTACTAAACAtgatataaaaacacattttatggacctatttttttaatgtccagTACTTGATCAGTCCAGCACTTTGTCCTCGAGATACTGCTTCACTGTACTGCTGCTGAGCTTCCTGTTTTTCCTTCACAACACCATCATATGTCTTCCCCTCTATGgtcctatggagaaaatgacaaTGATCCCCTCTTAATATGTGTATTTCATACATACAGCAtttcataaaataattaatgaatctttattttgttgttaagCTGCATTATAATGGACATGACATGAGACCAACATGTTATAAATGGTTTTTTTACCACTTTCTACTTAACAAgacaagtcacctttatttatatagcgctttttaagatgcagattgtgtcaatgcagctttacagtgataactggtgaATAATTTTGTCCAGCTTAattaaattcagtattgattaattcagttataaaaatcaataattagctaatttattaatatatcagcactggagaaaacagtgatgtcattgtccagctcagttctgttcacatacaatggtgtcaatgcaggcagatcaaaaacatAACACAACTCATGTTCCCTACATTCTGAATTTGCTGATGAAGGCAGTCTTGGGTATCTTGACCTCAAACTGGATCTCTTGAGATTCATTCAGTGTGTTCGCCACACGGCTTGTGATGACCGTTGTGGCGTAGCGACTGGTGACCGTGGAGTTAATGTAGAAGCTGTATATATCCACATCTTGTTTCTGTTGAGACATCAAACAGTTCAGTCACATTGGATGGTGCACATTTACTCCTTTTTGTGTGGGattgttcaaatatttaatGCACGAAAATGGCATGAAGAAAAGGCCTTTGGACTaaacaacaaatacattttgatgacTACATCTCAGTGTAAACTATTGAGCAATAGATAGTTCTCTTTACTCaaactgcattttaaatgatacactgctgttcaaaaaTCAGTACGATCTTTAATT comes from Chanodichthys erythropterus isolate Z2021 chromosome 6, ASM2448905v1, whole genome shotgun sequence and encodes:
- the LOC137021428 gene encoding inter-alpha-trypsin inhibitor heavy chain H3-like isoform X1 — translated: MMDRAALRLILLSVFLISASSHPVKKKQDVDIYSFYINSTVTSRYATTVITSRVANTLNESQEIQFEVKIPKTAFISKFRMTIEGKTYDGVVKEKQEAQQQYSEAVSRGQSAGLIKSVGRTLEDFKTSVTVAAFSKVTFELTYEELLKRRLGKYELLINAQPMQPVADFKMDVHIQEKPGISFLEVKGDLSTGDLGNAIKTTRADKDAWVTFYPTRDQQTKCQSCGENGLNGGLLITYDVERQNPKGEVMVSNGYFVHYFAPSDVPRIPKNVVFIIDRSGSMHGRKIDQTRLALLRILSDLDEDDHFGLITFDYSVDTWKRELLKSTKQNLENAKSFVKEIRDRGATNINAAVLAGVDMINRHPREGTASILILLTDGDPTSGETNIERIMANVKKAIGLKFPLYCLGFGHDVNFDFLTKMSLENGGVARRIYEDSNADLQLQGFYDEVAVPLLTDIQLKYTGGTNLTKTSFNLYFNGSEIVVSGQITDNSVESFSTEVIAVSKGSSVTYQDTVMIKDPSDVPPENEDFMQRLWAYLTVKQLLERQVLLKGQEKEDEEKEALKLSLKYQFVTPLTSMVVTKPQKDEVEVADKPKEGKEDPRPPVMSSRPSSPASPGSSQYNFGHSQPSLAAHPAMPGKVLNSFTFLSGPIIPRESETVLFTMSVPTVRSNRFLLSAAGQSKPLCFDVLLPHKLKLLQDSASEFSMNGESMNRRKGFSQIVFHYKTNHRLTINTRSIRYHDGQNDVEFLWGQEPTQHSKEGVSLILWSNEMDVTMGHIRVVILLHKKNGDMFLWPAVRQQPKDVSLMGILGKAEASYEEIQGSQTPTLKIMDQEVKASWEDVTDYTLPSTPVIRCLLVPFQAVMQGDISDFTVTQL
- the LOC137021428 gene encoding inter-alpha-trypsin inhibitor heavy chain H3-like isoform X2; protein product: MMDRAALRLILLSVFLISASSHPVKKKQDVDIYSFYINSTVTSRYATTVITSRVANTLNESQEIQFEVKIPKTAFISKFRMTIEGKTYDGVVKEKQEAQQQYSEAVSRGQSAGLIKSVGRTLEDFKTSVTVAAFSKVTFELTYEELLKRRLGKYELLINAQPMQPVADFKMDVHIQEKPGISFLEVKGDLSTGDLGNAIKTTRADKDAWVTFYPTRDQQTKCQSCGENGLNGGLLITYDVERQNPKGEVMVSNGYFVHYFAPSDVPRIPKNVVFIIDRSGSMHGRKIDQTRLALLRILSDLDEDDHFGLITFDYSVDTWKRELLKSTKQNLENAKSFVKEIRDRGATNINAAVLAGVDMINRHPREGTASILILLTDGDPTSGETNIERIMANVKKAIGLKFPLYCLGFGHDVNFDFLTKMSLENGGVARRIYEDSNADLQLQGFYDEVAVPLLTDIQLKYTGGTNLTKTSFNLYFNGSEIVVSGQITDNSVESFSTEVIAVSKGSSVTYQDTVMIKDPSDVPPENEDFMQRLWAYLTVKQLLERQVLLKGQEKEDEEKEALKLSLKYQFVTPLTSMVVTKPQKDEVEVADKPKEGKEDPRPPAPGSSQYNFGHSQPSLAAHPAMPGKVLNSFTFLSGPIIPRESETVLFTMSVPTVRSNRFLLSAAGQSKPLCFDVLLPHKLKLLQDSASEFSMNGESMNRRKGFSQIVFHYKTNHRLTINTRSIRYHDGQNDVEFLWGQEPTQHSKEGVSLILWSNEMDVTMGHIRVVILLHKKNGDMFLWPAVRQQPKDVSLMGILGKAEASYEEIQGSQTPTLKIMDQEVKASWEDVTDYTLPSTPVIRCLLVPFQAVMQGDISDFTVTQL